A genomic window from Euleptes europaea isolate rEulEur1 chromosome 9, rEulEur1.hap1, whole genome shotgun sequence includes:
- the ELMOD2 gene encoding ELMO domain-containing protein 2 gives MIIHLWSYLYRHVFRFWIKWILRQLTGKCELQRICDGSKKSAERTLKIEHSLESSKSKVLQSAVHASEDEVKKYVALIMREKKIDIQKDTRFALKFQMCLLQITGYKKLYLDVEDLRKCPYDSNNIEHEKQLTELWNLLMPHEKLKARITKQWCDIGFQGDDPKTDFRGMGMLGLVNLLYFSKHYTHEARQILARSNHPKLGYSYAIVGINLTEMAYSLLKKGALKTHFYNLVSSVAQMDHFHRFYCYLAYEFDKFWFEEEPESIMYFNQFREKFHEIIKRRLQDYDAVLAL, from the exons ATGATTATACACTTATGGAGCTATTTGTATAGACATGTCTTTCGATTTTGGATAAAATGGATCTTGAGACAGCTCACTGGAAAATGTGAACTGCAGCGTATCTGTGATGGTTCAAAGAAGAGTGCTGAAAGAACACTCAAAATAG AGCATTCACTGGAATCATCAAAGAGTAAG GTGTTACAAAGTGCAGTGCATGCTTCTGAAGATGAAGTGAAAAAATACGTAGCACTTATCATGAGAGAAAAGAAGATCGATATACAAAAGGATACAAG GTTTGCCTTGAAGTTCCAGATGTGTTTGCTGCAGATAACTGGTTATAAGAAACTTTATTTGGATGTAGAAGATCTGAGAAAATGTCCCTATGACTCTAATAATATAGAGCACGAGAAGCAATTAACAGAG CTTTGGAATTTGTTGATGCCCCATGAAAAGCTGAAGGCTAGAATCACGAAGCAGTGGTGTGACATTGGTTTCCAAGGTGATGACCCTAAAACAGACTTCAGAGGAATGGGCATGCTGGGATTAGTTAATCTTCT ctacttcagtaaACATTATACCCATGAAGCACGTCAAATCCTTGCTCGTTCAAATCATCCAAAACTGGG ATATTCCTATGCAATAGTTGGGATCAACTTGACAGAGATGGCTTACAGTTTATTAAAGAAGGGTGCTTTAAAAACTCACTTCTACAACCTGGTTTCTTCTGTAGCACAAATGGATCACTTCCATCGGTTCTACT GTTATTTGGCGTACGAGTTTGACAAATTTTGGTTTGAAGAAGAACCAGAAAGTATTATGTACTTCAATCAGTTCAGAGAAAAATTTCATGAAATAATCAAAAGACGTCTTCAGGATTATGATGCAGTCCTTGCCTTATAA